In the genome of Dehalogenimonas sp. THU2, the window CGCCTCAAAACCTGCTCGACCGGCCAGAACGTTTATTATGCCGGGAAAGTATTGAAGGCTGTCTGCGGTAACCGTGGATAATATCCAATACTTTTTGCCGATTTTATCGAGATAATCAAACGTTCTCAGGACGTCTTCGTAACTTCCCTGTCCGTTACGCTTCGGTCTGTGTTTGTCATGAATTTCTTTTGGGCCGTCCCAGGAGATGCAGAACTCATCCACATGTTCAGCCAGCCAGCCTAATCGTTGTTGTGAGAAAACTCCGTTAGTGGTAATGCCGATGTACTTTTCAATGCCTTCCAGTTTTACTCTGGATTCGAAGTACTCGACGGTTGTCTGTACCATAGACCAGGCACAGGTCGGTTCGCCGCCGCCATGGAACTGCAGATGGGCCATGGAATGACCTTCGGAGGCATTTTTGATGATAAAATCTATTGCAGTGCGGATTTCGGTGAAGTTGGCCACCCATTTCGCTCCAAATTGGCCACGAGCACGGTGAAATTGGCCGGGTGGATCTGAGGGCGGGCGACGCTGGGATCGGTGGTTAGTTTAGCTTATGCGGAACAAAGTTTTCAATTCACTGCTTTCCTCCTCTCTCCGCGGATGATTCTGCATGGTTAGCGGCCTCCTGCCTACGGCGCATGGAATCGCCCTTGAGAGTAAGCCGGTAAGCATTGTGCAGCAGCCTGTCGCAGATGGCGTCGGCCATGGTGGGATCGCCGATCGCCGGGTGCCAGTCAGAGACAGGACATTGGCTGGCCACGACGGTGGCGCCGGCGTCGTAGCGGGCTTCGATGATTTCCAGCAGGTCGCGGCGCTCAGAGTCCACCAGAGAAGTGAGCAGAAAATCATCGACGATGAGCAGTTGCACCCTCGATAGCTTGTCCAGCAGCCTGAGGTGGGAGCCGTCGCCTCGCGCCTGTTGAAGGCTCTCGAAAAGCCTTGGCGCCCGGGTGTAAAACACGGTGTAACCGGCTCTAGCGGCTGAGTTACCCAAGGCGCAGGCGATGAAAGACTTGCCGACACCGGTCGGCCCGGTGACCATCACATTTCGGCGGGCATCCAGCCATTGGGTGGTCGCCAGGTCCAGCATCACCTGCTTGGAGAGGCCCCTGGTGTGGGTGTAGTCGATATCTTCCAGTGTCGCCGGCTGCCGCAGTTTGGCATTCTTTAAAAGGCGCGTCAGACGCTGGTTATCGCGATAGGTCTGTTCGTCCTGGATCAAGAGGCCGACGAAGTCGGCGTGAGAGAGTTCGGCATGAGCGGTCCCGGCCAGGCGCTCACTCAGTCCCCTGGCCATGCCGAAAAGCTTGAGCGAGTTCATGATGGCGATGGTTTGTTCGTTGAGCATGAGTGCTTCCCTTCTAGTTGTAGAATTCGGGTCCCCTGATGTTGTCGTGAAGCGGTAAAGTCGCATGCCGCCGTTCCAGCTTCGGCTCCGATCGGGAGTCCAGTCCCGAAGCCAAGATGGAGCATACCGACCTGTAGGTGCAGGTGTTGTATTCAAGCGCTCTTCTCGCCGCGGCTTCGACGCGGGATGGCTCATACTGCCGGGTCAGTCTCATGATGCCCATGCAGGCGCGATAAGACTGCTCGGGGTAGGTGCGGGACAAGAGTATCTTCTCCACCAGTTGGGCGGTGGCCGCCCCGGTCTTGCCTGCCCACTGGATGAAGCGCGACGGGCTCCACTCGGCATACTGGCGGTGCGACGGCGGCATGTGATCTCTTAGCGTTGAAGGCTGGCCCCGGACACAAGAGCGGGCATGTGCGGCTACTCGTTCGCCCTTATGCAGCACCTCGATGGTGCTTACCGTCAGCCGGACGTCCAGTCTTTCACGCAGCAATTGGAAAGGCACGCTATAGAAGTGCCCGTCCACCTCGATATGGTAGTCGATGTTCACCCTGGCCTTGCGCCATTCGGCGTACTCGTAGGCTTTCGGCGGTAGAGGCAGGGCACTCGGCCGGTCGAGTGCTTCGAAGAGTTCATTTCGTGACTTCCCCATCCGGCGCATGGTGCGGGCGTTGATTCGCTCCAGGCACTCGCGGATGGCGGAGTTGAGCTCGGAGAGGCTGTAGAAGGTGCGTTCCCTTAGCACCGCCAGTATCCAGCGCTGGGCTACCAGCACGCCGCCTTCCACCTTGGCCTTGTCTCGAGGACTCCGCGGGCGCGCCGGCAGGACGGCGCAGCCGTAGTGCTCGGCCATCTCGGCGTAGGTCGGGTTAATCTCCGGCTCGTAGAAGCAGGCTTTGCTGACGCCGCTCTTGAGATTGTCCGGTACCAGCATCCGGGGCACACAGCCGAAAAACTCGAAAGCGCGCACGTGGGATCCGATCCAATTCGGTAGCGTCTGGCTGAGCGTTGCCTCGGCGTAGGTGTGGTTGGAGGCGCCCCAGACGGCGACGAAGAGCTGGGTGGGGAGGAGTTCGCCGGTGGCCAGGTCGACGACGGAGTGGCCGCTTGAGTAGTCGATGAACAGCTTCTCTCCGGCCCGGTGCTCCTGGCGCATGCAGAAATCGAGCTTGCCGCGCCAGCGGCGATAGTACTCGCAGAATTGGGTGTACTGGTAGCCGTCACTGTGCTTTTCTTTGTATTCCAGCCATAGCTGGATCAGCGTCAGATTGACGTTCTTGTAGCCACGCAGTTGGTTATAGATGTACTCGCAGTCCGGCGGCGGCCGCGCCGCCGCAGACGCCGGGACAATGACCGGGAAAAGCCGAGCCTGGATCTCGGTCTCAGTGATCTCGGCCGCCCCAGCCCAATCCAGACCGGCGACGGTGGCGCGCCTGAGATAGTTCCCTACTGTGCTTCGGGTGACGTTGCAGCTGCGGGCGATCTCGCGTTCGCTGAGACCGCACACATATCTTAAACGCAGGACTTCTTTTATCTTACGCATGGGCAACCTCTTGTTCGGCATAGAACCTCTTTTTCCAGAGATTCTATGGCTTTCGTTGCCCCAGCGTCGCTTTACCCCGTGATGGTTACCTGGATTTCAGGTGCCCTTCTCCACCTCGGCCATTTTACTCCGTGACGGTGGCC includes:
- the istB gene encoding IS21-like element helper ATPase IstB, with the protein product MLNEQTIAIMNSLKLFGMARGLSERLAGTAHAELSHADFVGLLIQDEQTYRDNQRLTRLLKNAKLRQPATLEDIDYTHTRGLSKQVMLDLATTQWLDARRNVMVTGPTGVGKSFIACALGNSAARAGYTVFYTRAPRLFESLQQARGDGSHLRLLDKLSRVQLLIVDDFLLTSLVDSERRDLLEIIEARYDAGATVVASQCPVSDWHPAIGDPTMADAICDRLLHNAYRLTLKGDSMRRRQEAANHAESSAERGGKQ
- the istA gene encoding IS21 family transposase; this translates as MPNKRLPMRKIKEVLRLRYVCGLSEREIARSCNVTRSTVGNYLRRATVAGLDWAGAAEITETEIQARLFPVIVPASAAARPPPDCEYIYNQLRGYKNVNLTLIQLWLEYKEKHSDGYQYTQFCEYYRRWRGKLDFCMRQEHRAGEKLFIDYSSGHSVVDLATGELLPTQLFVAVWGASNHTYAEATLSQTLPNWIGSHVRAFEFFGCVPRMLVPDNLKSGVSKACFYEPEINPTYAEMAEHYGCAVLPARPRSPRDKAKVEGGVLVAQRWILAVLRERTFYSLSELNSAIRECLERINARTMRRMGKSRNELFEALDRPSALPLPPKAYEYAEWRKARVNIDYHIEVDGHFYSVPFQLLRERLDVRLTVSTIEVLHKGERVAAHARSCVRGQPSTLRDHMPPSHRQYAEWSPSRFIQWAGKTGAATAQLVEKILLSRTYPEQSYRACMGIMRLTRQYEPSRVEAAARRALEYNTCTYRSVCSILASGLDSRSEPKLERRHATLPLHDNIRGPEFYN